In Flavobacterium sp. N1736, the following are encoded in one genomic region:
- a CDS encoding ParA family protein produces MGKIIAIANQKGGVGKTTTSVNLAASLGVLEKKVLLIDADPQANATSGLGIDVESVEIGTYQILEHSHTPKETIVQCSAPNVDVIPAHIDLVAIEIELVDKENREYMLKKALESVKDEYDYIIIDCAPSLGLLTLNALTAADSVVIPIQCEYFALEGLGKLLNTIKSIQKIHNPDLDIEGLLLTMYDSRLRLSNQVVEEVQKHFNDMVFDTVIQRNVKLSEAPSFGESIINYDATSKGAVNYINLAQEIIKKNSK; encoded by the coding sequence ATGGGCAAAATCATTGCGATTGCTAATCAAAAAGGAGGCGTTGGAAAGACTACTACATCAGTAAATCTTGCGGCCTCATTAGGTGTTTTAGAAAAGAAAGTATTATTGATCGATGCTGATCCTCAAGCAAATGCTACATCTGGTCTAGGGATTGACGTAGAATCTGTTGAAATTGGTACGTATCAAATACTTGAACATAGTCACACCCCAAAAGAAACTATTGTTCAATGTTCAGCTCCAAATGTTGATGTGATACCTGCACACATTGACCTTGTTGCCATCGAAATCGAATTGGTTGATAAAGAAAACAGAGAATACATGCTTAAAAAAGCATTAGAAAGTGTTAAAGACGAATATGATTATATCATTATCGACTGTGCCCCTTCTCTGGGATTATTAACCCTGAATGCTTTAACAGCAGCAGATTCTGTAGTTATTCCTATTCAATGTGAATATTTTGCACTAGAAGGATTAGGGAAATTACTGAACACCATAAAAAGTATTCAAAAAATACACAACCCGGATCTTGATATCGAAGGATTGTTACTTACCATGTACGATTCAAGATTACGTTTATCAAATCAGGTTGTAGAAGAGGTTCAAAAACACTTTAACGATATGGTTTTTGATACCGTTATTCAGCGAAATGTAAAATTGAGCGAAGCTCCAAGTTTTGGCGAAAGCATCATTAATTATGACGCAACAAGCAAAGGAGCAGTTAATTACATTAATTTAGCTCAGGAAATTATAAAGAAAAACAGTAAATAG
- a CDS encoding ParB/RepB/Spo0J family partition protein, whose protein sequence is MTKAIKKQALGRGLSALLKDPENDIVSVEDKNADKVVGNIIELEISAIEINPFQPRSNFNEESLRELATSIKELGVIQPITVRKLDFNKYQLISGERRLRASTLVGLTTVPAYIRIANDNESLVMALVENIQRHDLDPIEIALSYQRLIDEIQLTQEQMSERVGKKRSTIANYLRLLKLDPIIQTGIRDGFISMGHGRAIINIEDLDVQTDIYQKIVSQNLSVRETETLVKNYHESLQPKAEGKPKAESSFIIKETQKNTFNDYFGAKVDVKVAGNGKGKITIPFNSEADFNRIIKLING, encoded by the coding sequence ATGACAAAAGCAATTAAAAAACAAGCCTTAGGAAGAGGATTATCAGCATTATTAAAAGATCCGGAAAATGACATTGTATCAGTAGAAGATAAAAATGCTGACAAGGTTGTTGGAAACATCATAGAGCTTGAAATAAGTGCTATAGAAATAAATCCGTTTCAGCCCAGAAGTAATTTTAATGAAGAATCGTTACGTGAGTTAGCCACTTCTATTAAAGAACTTGGTGTGATTCAGCCTATTACTGTTCGAAAATTAGACTTCAACAAATACCAGTTAATTTCTGGAGAGCGTCGTTTGCGTGCTTCAACTCTAGTTGGTTTAACAACTGTTCCAGCATATATTCGTATTGCAAATGATAACGAATCGCTTGTTATGGCTTTGGTTGAAAATATTCAGCGTCATGACTTAGATCCAATTGAGATTGCACTTTCATACCAGCGTTTAATTGACGAAATTCAATTAACTCAGGAACAAATGAGCGAACGCGTAGGAAAAAAACGTTCTACAATTGCCAATTATTTGCGTCTTTTAAAACTAGACCCAATTATTCAAACCGGCATTCGTGACGGTTTTATCAGTATGGGACATGGTAGAGCAATTATTAACATTGAAGATCTTGATGTTCAAACTGATATCTATCAAAAAATAGTTAGCCAGAATTTATCTGTTCGTGAAACTGAAACTTTGGTGAAAAATTATCACGAAAGCTTACAGCCAAAAGCCGAAGGAAAACCAAAAGCTGAGTCTTCATTTATAATTAAAGAAACACAAAAAAATACTTTTAACGATTATTTTGGCGCAAAAGTTGATGTAAAAGTCGCTGGTAACGGAAAAGGAAAAATCACAATTCCTTTTAATTCTGAAGCCGACTTTAATCGAATTATAAAATTAATAAACGGATAG
- a CDS encoding DUF5683 domain-containing protein — MNKIVPISLLFFLLGTVSLFAQAKEETVLVAKDTTKLEEIDPLTPAKAAFYSAILPGLGQAYNKKYWKIPLVYGAIGTSMYFYIDNNRKYKDYRNAYKRRLEGYNDDNYQFLDDSRLIAGQKFYQRNRDLSALFVVGFYVLNIIDANVDAALIQFNVNERLSMRPEIYPNDVTFKPNVGLTFNYQF; from the coding sequence GTGAATAAAATTGTCCCCATAAGTCTATTGTTCTTTCTCTTAGGAACCGTCTCTCTTTTTGCCCAGGCAAAAGAAGAAACGGTTTTAGTCGCTAAAGACACTACTAAGTTAGAAGAAATAGACCCGCTAACACCTGCAAAAGCTGCCTTTTATTCGGCAATTTTACCTGGTTTAGGTCAGGCATACAACAAAAAATACTGGAAAATTCCGTTGGTTTACGGAGCAATTGGAACCAGTATGTATTTTTACATCGACAACAATAGAAAATACAAAGATTATCGAAATGCCTACAAACGAAGATTGGAAGGATATAACGACGATAATTATCAATTTTTAGATGACAGCAGACTTATTGCAGGTCAGAAATTCTACCAGCGAAACAGAGATTTATCTGCCTTATTTGTAGTAGGTTTTTATGTTTTAAACATTATTGATGCCAATGTTGATGCAGCTTTGATTCAGTTTAATGTAAACGAAAGACTCTCAATGCGTCCGGAAATTTATCCCAACGATGTAACATTTAAGCCAAATGTTGGACTAACTTTTAATTACCAATTTTAA
- the dapB gene encoding 4-hydroxy-tetrahydrodipicolinate reductase translates to MKIALLGYGKMGKVIERIALERGHEIVLKKDEHNTYDGLSTADVAIDFSVPTAAVANISNAFNVNVPVVSGTTGWLEHFDEMVALCNEKQGGFISSSNFSLGVNIFFELNEYLAKIMSQFDSYKVTMEEIHHTQKLDAPSGTAISLAKGVIENSHYANWTLDEAKTNEIHIEAKRIGDVPGTHTVTYDSIVDSIELKHTAHNREGFALGAVIAAEWLAGKKGIYSMKDVLNLK, encoded by the coding sequence ATGAAAATTGCTCTTTTAGGATACGGAAAAATGGGTAAAGTAATCGAGAGAATTGCTTTAGAAAGAGGTCATGAAATTGTTTTAAAGAAAGATGAACACAATACTTATGACGGACTTTCGACTGCTGATGTCGCTATCGATTTTAGCGTTCCTACTGCCGCTGTAGCCAATATTTCAAATGCTTTTAATGTTAATGTTCCTGTAGTTTCAGGTACAACAGGCTGGTTAGAGCATTTTGATGAAATGGTTGCTCTTTGTAATGAAAAACAAGGTGGTTTTATTTCCAGTTCTAATTTTAGCTTAGGGGTAAATATTTTCTTTGAATTAAATGAATATTTAGCCAAAATAATGTCGCAATTCGATTCGTATAAAGTTACGATGGAAGAAATTCATCATACTCAAAAACTGGATGCTCCTAGCGGAACTGCTATTTCTCTGGCAAAAGGTGTTATTGAAAACAGCCATTACGCAAATTGGACTTTAGACGAAGCAAAAACAAACGAAATTCATATTGAAGCAAAAAGAATTGGTGATGTACCGGGAACTCATACCGTTACTTACGACTCAATTGTAGACAGCATAGAACTAAAACATACGGCTCATAATCGCGAAGGTTTTGCTCTCGGTGCCGTTATTGCTGCCGAATGGTTAGCGGGTAAAAAGGGAATTTACAGCATGAAAGATGTTCTTAACTTAAAATAA
- the lepB gene encoding signal peptidase I — protein MTLYLWFVFFLAVQVIHFLGTWKLYQAAGRKTWEAAIPVYNSIVLMKIIGRPTWWTILLFIPIINLIMFPVVWVETLRTFGKKSTLDTILGIFTFGFYIYYVNYTQKLEYNANRKLTPENKTADTISSLLFAIIVATLVHTYVVQPYTIPTSSLEKSLLIGDFLFVSKVNYGPRVPMTTVAMPMVHDTIPFIKRKSYLSWPQLPYFRLPAFEKIKRTDIVVFNWPVDTVHYFYEPKGRPGVIKPIDKKSNYVKRCVGIPGDSLSIKDGFVFINGKKLVLPERAKPQYSYSVALDGKTPIDFETLMKEMDITDGAGFKNEKRDTLYFRALTEASAERLKNTPGITAVIREIDRGNDNAIFPHINKWSQDNFGPIYIPEAGKTVALTNESLPFYKEIITKYEGNTLELDGSHFIINGKQTNSYTFKQNYYWMMGDNRHNSEDSRYWGYVPEDHIVGKPVFIWLSWDTNGKGINKIRWSRVFTTVDGEGQPQSYFKYFLILLAVYFVGEYFWRKRKENKA, from the coding sequence ATGACTCTATATCTTTGGTTCGTATTTTTCTTAGCGGTACAGGTAATTCATTTTCTTGGAACCTGGAAATTGTATCAGGCTGCAGGCAGAAAAACCTGGGAAGCAGCAATTCCTGTATATAATTCAATAGTTTTAATGAAAATTATTGGCCGACCAACCTGGTGGACTATATTACTTTTTATTCCGATTATCAACCTGATTATGTTTCCGGTTGTTTGGGTAGAAACTTTAAGAACATTTGGTAAAAAATCGACTTTAGATACTATTTTAGGGATTTTTACCTTTGGATTTTATATCTATTATGTAAATTATACTCAGAAATTAGAGTATAATGCCAATAGAAAATTAACTCCTGAAAACAAAACTGCTGATACAATAAGTTCATTGCTTTTTGCTATTATAGTTGCTACATTAGTACACACTTATGTGGTTCAGCCTTATACGATTCCAACTTCTTCGTTAGAAAAATCATTACTAATTGGAGATTTTTTATTTGTTAGTAAAGTAAACTACGGTCCCAGAGTTCCTATGACTACTGTAGCAATGCCAATGGTTCACGATACAATACCTTTTATAAAAAGAAAATCATATTTAAGCTGGCCGCAATTGCCTTATTTCAGATTGCCTGCTTTTGAAAAAATAAAACGTACCGATATTGTCGTTTTTAACTGGCCTGTTGATACCGTTCACTATTTTTATGAGCCAAAAGGAAGACCGGGCGTTATTAAACCAATCGATAAAAAGTCAAATTACGTAAAAAGATGCGTTGGTATTCCCGGAGATAGTTTGTCTATAAAAGACGGATTTGTTTTTATCAACGGCAAAAAATTAGTTTTACCTGAGAGAGCAAAACCGCAATATTCTTATTCTGTAGCTTTAGACGGAAAAACGCCTATCGATTTCGAAACTTTAATGAAGGAAATGGATATTACTGATGGTGCAGGTTTCAAAAACGAAAAAAGAGACACTTTATATTTTAGAGCTCTAACTGAAGCCAGTGCTGAACGTTTGAAAAATACTCCCGGAATTACTGCTGTAATTAGAGAAATTGACAGAGGAAACGATAATGCAATTTTTCCTCATATTAACAAATGGAGTCAGGATAATTTTGGACCAATTTATATTCCGGAAGCAGGTAAAACAGTGGCACTAACAAATGAGTCATTGCCATTTTATAAAGAAATCATAACAAAATACGAAGGAAATACGCTTGAACTAGATGGTTCTCATTTTATAATTAACGGAAAACAAACCAATAGTTATACGTTCAAACAAAATTATTACTGGATGATGGGAGACAACCGTCACAACTCTGAAGATAGCCGTTATTGGGGTTACGTTCCGGAGGATCATATCGTAGGAAAACCGGTTTTTATCTGGTTAAGCTGGGATACTAACGGTAAGGGAATCAACAAAATTCGCTGGAGCAGAGTTTTTACCACTGTTGATGGCGAAGGACAACCACAATCATACTTTAAATATTTCCTAATACTTCTGGCAGTTTATTTTGTTGGAGAATATTTCTGGAGAAAAAGAAAAGAAAATAAAGCATAA
- a CDS encoding WbqC family protein, giving the protein MNSLLLPTYFPSISHFAVMAQSENITFEMEDNFQKQTNRNRTYIYSPNGIQLLNIPVKHSKEAHQKTKDVLIENEFDWQKQHFKSLEAAYRSSPFFEFFEDDIRPVFEKKHTFLMDLNLEVLDIVTKCLRMKLEFNKTTEYFHEIENVADFRYLTNGKKDTNAFEKYTQVFDDKHGFINNLSVLDLLFNEGKFAMDYLKNQKLEIK; this is encoded by the coding sequence ATGAACTCGTTATTACTTCCTACCTATTTTCCGTCAATTAGCCACTTTGCAGTTATGGCTCAATCTGAAAATATTACTTTTGAAATGGAAGATAATTTTCAGAAACAAACCAACAGAAACCGTACTTATATCTATAGCCCAAACGGGATTCAGTTATTAAACATACCTGTTAAGCATTCTAAAGAAGCACATCAAAAAACAAAAGATGTTTTGATAGAGAATGAATTTGACTGGCAAAAACAGCATTTTAAATCGTTAGAAGCTGCTTACAGAAGTTCTCCTTTTTTTGAGTTTTTTGAAGATGATATTCGCCCTGTATTCGAAAAAAAACATACTTTTTTGATGGATTTAAACTTGGAAGTTCTTGATATTGTAACGAAGTGTTTACGAATGAAACTGGAGTTTAACAAAACAACAGAATATTTTCATGAAATAGAAAATGTTGCTGATTTCAGGTATTTGACAAACGGTAAAAAAGACACAAACGCATTCGAAAAATACACTCAGGTATTTGATGACAAACACGGCTTTATAAACAATTTAAGCGTGTTGGATTTGCTTTTTAACGAAGGTAAATTTGCAATGGATTATCTGAAAAATCAGAAGTTAGAAATAAAATAG
- a CDS encoding endonuclease/exonuclease/phosphatase family protein, producing MKNLSWFNKIMFFLNIVLTVVTFSIYILPFLAPKSFPLLSVLTLFMPAFFVLNGLFFIYWAIQFKKRLILSGLVLLTGITFISKFYKFSPKEYIEDEKDFSVMSYNVRLFNVFKWLDRDDIPSNIKAFIDEKDPDILCVQEYSNSAHLDLKVYPHRYIFIDGNQIKTGQAIFSKFPIINEGKIIFPKSDNNVIFADIKRGKDVIRVYNMHLQSIKISPDVDKISDDIDNVNKQKSQQIYTRISKGFRQQQEQAEIFKENIKQCKTPYIICGDMNNSPFSYVYRSIKGKLKDTFEEAGQGFGATYKFRYYPARIDYIFSDSKMKVKQFESFSDFENSDHYPIMARLSME from the coding sequence ATGAAAAACCTGTCGTGGTTTAATAAAATAATGTTCTTTTTAAATATAGTGCTAACTGTAGTGACCTTTAGTATCTATATTCTACCTTTTCTGGCACCTAAAAGTTTTCCACTTTTATCAGTGTTAACGCTTTTTATGCCGGCGTTTTTTGTTTTAAACGGTCTGTTCTTTATTTACTGGGCAATTCAGTTTAAAAAGCGCCTTATTTTGTCTGGTTTGGTATTGCTAACCGGAATCACGTTTATTAGCAAATTTTACAAATTCTCTCCAAAAGAATATATTGAAGACGAAAAGGATTTCTCAGTAATGAGTTATAACGTGCGTTTGTTTAATGTTTTTAAATGGTTAGACCGCGATGATATTCCATCTAATATAAAAGCGTTTATAGACGAAAAAGATCCGGACATTCTTTGTGTTCAGGAATATTCAAACTCTGCTCATTTGGATTTAAAAGTGTATCCGCATCGTTATATTTTTATTGATGGCAATCAAATAAAAACCGGACAGGCGATTTTCTCCAAGTTTCCTATTATAAACGAAGGAAAAATTATTTTCCCTAAATCAGATAATAATGTCATTTTTGCCGATATAAAGCGTGGTAAAGATGTTATACGAGTATATAACATGCACTTGCAATCGATTAAAATATCTCCGGACGTTGATAAAATATCAGATGATATTGATAATGTAAACAAGCAAAAATCACAGCAGATTTATACAAGAATCAGTAAAGGATTTAGACAGCAACAAGAACAAGCTGAGATTTTTAAAGAAAATATCAAGCAATGTAAAACGCCGTATATTATTTGTGGAGACATGAATAATAGTCCTTTCTCTTATGTTTACAGAAGTATTAAAGGAAAATTAAAAGATACTTTTGAAGAAGCGGGACAAGGTTTTGGCGCAACTTATAAATTTAGATATTATCCTGCCAGAATTGATTATATATTCTCTGATAGTAAAATGAAAGTAAAGCAATTCGAAAGTTTTTCAGATTTTGAAAACTCAGATCATTATCCAATTATGGCAAGGCTTTCTATGGAATAA
- a CDS encoding rhomboid family protein, which translates to MNILDDLKLQYKLGGIAMRLIYWNIACFLISLFFYQFSIGQFDFPDWLALSSNPDVFMFKPWTFLTYAFFHDGFWHLLFNMMVLNFASTLFLTYFTQKQYLGLYILSAIFAGLIFALSYYFLHYSASIVGASAAIMAILVATTTYQPLMNIRLLIIGNVKLWHITAVILILDLMQFRLGNTGGHISHLAGAVFGFIFIKLLQNGTDLSIVVSSILDFFTNLFRKSPSTPFKKVHKNYNKPTQKPTSKIVTKDKTQQQIDEILDKISQSGYDCLTKEEKEFLFKAGK; encoded by the coding sequence ATGAATATTCTGGATGATTTAAAATTACAATATAAGTTAGGAGGCATAGCGATGCGTCTTATTTATTGGAACATTGCCTGTTTTCTGATTTCACTATTCTTTTATCAATTTTCTATTGGGCAGTTTGACTTTCCTGATTGGTTGGCTTTATCATCAAATCCGGATGTGTTTATGTTTAAACCCTGGACATTTTTAACGTATGCTTTTTTTCACGACGGATTTTGGCATTTGTTGTTTAATATGATGGTATTAAATTTCGCAAGTACTTTATTTCTAACCTATTTTACTCAAAAACAATATTTAGGATTATATATTCTAAGCGCAATTTTTGCCGGACTTATCTTTGCTTTAAGTTATTATTTCCTGCATTATTCTGCATCTATTGTTGGTGCTTCGGCAGCAATTATGGCAATTTTGGTGGCTACAACAACATATCAGCCATTAATGAATATTCGTTTACTGATAATTGGAAATGTAAAATTATGGCATATAACGGCTGTAATTTTGATTTTAGATTTGATGCAGTTTCGACTTGGTAATACGGGCGGACATATTTCGCATCTTGCCGGCGCTGTTTTTGGATTTATTTTCATTAAATTGCTTCAAAATGGAACTGATTTGAGTATAGTGGTTTCGAGTATATTAGATTTTTTTACGAATCTATTCAGAAAATCACCATCGACCCCCTTCAAAAAAGTTCATAAAAATTACAATAAACCTACACAAAAACCAACATCAAAAATTGTTACGAAAGATAAAACGCAACAGCAAATTGATGAAATATTGGATAAAATTAGCCAGTCTGGCTATGATTGTTTGACAAAAGAAGAAAAAGAATTTTTGTTTAAAGCAGGAAAATAA
- a CDS encoding rhomboid family intramembrane serine protease, with the protein MMNITPVVKQLLIINIIFFIGAQLVPVSYEYFMLYYPESDNFRIWQVITHMFMHAKLPNFAHILFNMFALYSFGSALEHFWGGKKFLFFYISCGLGAALLHTGVNYLQLQSFLDSVSTLNLSKSDLHLILNADFSSLFDSNGKMIQGSDVSVILNKVHCTQEQFNSLVQASGIVQSPVLGASGAIYGLLTAFAFMFPNAQLGIMFIPIPIKAKYFVPGILAIDLFLGFKGSSLFGAGGTGIAHFAHIGGAVAGFFMMLYWKKNQFNKNRWN; encoded by the coding sequence ATGATGAACATAACTCCCGTAGTAAAACAATTATTGATAATTAATATCATATTTTTTATTGGCGCTCAATTAGTGCCAGTTTCTTATGAATATTTTATGTTGTATTATCCCGAAAGCGATAATTTCAGGATTTGGCAGGTGATTACACACATGTTTATGCATGCTAAGTTGCCAAATTTTGCTCATATTTTATTTAATATGTTTGCATTGTATAGTTTTGGTTCTGCACTAGAACACTTTTGGGGAGGAAAAAAATTCTTGTTTTTCTATATTTCCTGTGGATTAGGTGCTGCTTTACTTCATACAGGTGTTAATTATTTACAGTTGCAATCTTTTTTAGATTCTGTATCTACTTTAAATTTATCTAAATCTGATCTTCATTTAATTCTGAATGCTGATTTTTCATCATTATTTGATTCAAATGGTAAGATGATACAAGGTAGTGATGTCTCAGTTATTTTGAATAAGGTACATTGCACTCAGGAACAATTTAATTCATTAGTTCAGGCAAGCGGTATTGTTCAGTCACCTGTACTTGGTGCTTCTGGAGCGATTTATGGTTTGCTTACAGCTTTTGCTTTCATGTTCCCAAATGCACAATTAGGAATAATGTTTATTCCAATTCCTATAAAAGCAAAATATTTTGTTCCAGGTATCTTGGCAATTGATTTGTTTTTAGGATTTAAAGGAAGTTCTTTGTTTGGAGCAGGTGGAACGGGAATTGCTCATTTTGCTCACATCGGTGGAGCAGTTGCTGGTTTTTTTATGATGTTGTATTGGAAAAAAAATCAGTTTAATAAAAATCGTTGGAATTAA
- the mutL gene encoding DNA mismatch repair endonuclease MutL, protein MSSIIQLLPDHVANQIAAGEVVQRPASVVKELLENAVDASATDIKLIIKDAGKSLVQVIDNGKGMSVTDARLCFERHATSKIRQAEDLFSLCTKGFRGEALASIAAIAHMEMKTKQDQDELGTHIVIEGSKFISQEVAVLPKGTSFAVKNLFFNIPARRNFLKSDIVEFRHVMDEFQRVALAHPNIHFTFYHNGSEMYNLPAAGYRQRIVGIMSGKTNEKLVPVSEDTEIINVQGFVCKPEFAKKNRGEQFFFVNDRFIKSGYLHHAVMAAYDGLLKDGSQPSYFLYLQVPPNTIDINIHPTKTEIKFDDEQALYAILRASIKHSLGQFNVAPVLDFDRDANLDTPYYYKDLEAETPTIQVDGNFNPFTDDKTNQHYSKSNSNSGSGSGSGSNSYSGYSKRVEPTASWESLYVGLDTESIESIESSPFTFENEEVTSSLFNDDDVEQAPQKTYQIHKKYIVSPIKSGMVIVDQQRAHQRILYEQFLLNMTVNQASSQQLLFPLNLFYSSDEMTLIEELKPSLETTGFVFEQAQTDHIVISGIPVNITESEVSMVIEQLLSDLQDGIPASSYSQNDTIAKSMAKSLAVKTGSYLTEKEQDNLVNGLFACKDPNISPFQKPTFITMRVEDIDKKFAL, encoded by the coding sequence ATGTCGAGTATTATTCAATTACTTCCTGATCACGTTGCTAATCAAATTGCCGCTGGAGAAGTGGTTCAAAGACCCGCTTCGGTAGTCAAAGAATTGCTCGAAAATGCGGTTGATGCAAGTGCAACCGACATTAAATTAATTATTAAAGATGCCGGTAAATCTTTGGTTCAGGTTATTGATAATGGTAAAGGAATGAGTGTGACCGATGCGCGTTTGTGTTTTGAACGTCACGCAACCTCAAAAATTCGTCAGGCCGAAGATTTATTTTCATTATGTACAAAAGGTTTTCGCGGAGAAGCTTTGGCTTCTATTGCGGCAATTGCACACATGGAAATGAAAACCAAGCAGGATCAGGACGAACTGGGAACTCATATTGTTATCGAAGGGAGTAAATTTATTTCTCAGGAAGTTGCTGTTTTGCCAAAAGGGACTTCATTTGCGGTTAAAAATTTATTTTTTAATATTCCGGCACGACGCAACTTCTTAAAGTCAGATATAGTTGAATTTCGCCATGTTATGGATGAGTTTCAGCGTGTCGCATTGGCACATCCAAATATTCATTTTACTTTTTACCATAACGGAAGTGAAATGTACAATTTACCCGCTGCAGGTTATCGTCAGCGAATTGTGGGTATAATGTCCGGTAAAACCAATGAAAAATTAGTTCCTGTTAGCGAAGACACCGAAATTATAAACGTTCAGGGATTTGTTTGTAAACCTGAATTTGCTAAGAAAAACAGGGGAGAACAGTTCTTTTTTGTAAACGATCGTTTCATTAAAAGCGGCTATTTACATCATGCGGTTATGGCTGCATACGACGGACTTTTGAAAGACGGCTCGCAACCGAGTTATTTTCTTTATTTGCAAGTTCCGCCAAACACGATCGATATTAATATTCATCCAACAAAAACCGAAATTAAGTTCGATGACGAACAAGCTTTATATGCTATTTTAAGAGCGTCTATTAAACATAGTTTAGGACAGTTTAATGTAGCTCCGGTTTTAGACTTTGATCGCGATGCTAATTTAGATACGCCCTATTATTATAAAGATTTAGAAGCTGAAACGCCAACTATTCAGGTTGATGGAAATTTTAATCCGTTTACCGATGATAAAACCAATCAGCATTATTCTAAATCAAATTCGAATTCAGGATCAGGTTCGGGTTCCGGATCTAATTCGTATTCAGGATATTCAAAAAGAGTTGAGCCAACTGCAAGTTGGGAGAGTTTATATGTGGGTTTAGATACAGAAAGTATCGAAAGCATAGAGAGTTCTCCTTTTACATTTGAAAATGAAGAAGTAACATCTTCCTTATTTAATGATGATGATGTTGAACAAGCGCCTCAGAAAACGTATCAAATACATAAAAAATATATAGTTTCGCCTATAAAATCAGGAATGGTCATTGTTGATCAGCAACGTGCGCACCAACGCATTTTGTACGAACAATTTTTGCTGAATATGACGGTTAATCAGGCTTCAAGCCAACAATTATTGTTTCCGTTAAATTTGTTTTATTCTTCTGATGAAATGACATTGATTGAAGAACTAAAACCTTCGCTGGAAACAACAGGTTTTGTTTTTGAGCAGGCACAAACAGATCATATTGTAATTTCCGGAATTCCGGTTAATATTACCGAAAGTGAAGTTTCGATGGTAATTGAACAATTATTAAGCGATTTGCAAGACGGAATTCCTGCCAGCAGTTACAGTCAAAACGATACAATTGCCAAATCGATGGCAAAAAGTTTAGCGGTTAAAACAGGATCTTATTTAACCGAAAAAGAGCAGGATAATTTAGTAAATGGATTATTTGCCTGTAAAGATCCCAATATTTCACCTTTTCAAAAACCAACCTTCATCACGATGCGCGTTGAAGATATAGATAAAAAGTTTGCCTTATGA
- the ribH gene encoding 6,7-dimethyl-8-ribityllumazine synthase: protein MATENKNLSEYDKNTIPNAKDFRFGIVVSEWNETITEGLYNGAFDALIDCEVPQQQIIRWNVPGSFELIYGAKKMLQTQNVDAVIVIGCVIQGETKHFDFVCEGVTQGIKDLNVQTDIPVIFCVLTDNNIQQSIDRSGGIHGNKGTEAAIAAIKMAYIRQQASMSHPFNQPLLASGAIQIEETPRKIEKE, encoded by the coding sequence ATGGCTACCGAAAATAAAAATTTATCAGAATACGATAAGAACACAATCCCAAATGCGAAAGACTTTCGATTTGGGATTGTTGTTTCTGAATGGAATGAAACCATTACAGAAGGACTTTATAATGGCGCTTTTGATGCCTTAATTGATTGTGAAGTTCCACAACAGCAAATTATTCGCTGGAATGTTCCGGGAAGTTTTGAGCTTATTTATGGAGCAAAAAAAATGCTGCAGACCCAAAATGTTGATGCAGTAATTGTTATTGGATGTGTAATTCAGGGAGAAACAAAACATTTTGATTTTGTTTGCGAAGGTGTTACGCAAGGAATAAAAGATTTGAATGTTCAAACTGATATTCCGGTTATTTTTTGTGTTTTAACAGATAATAATATCCAGCAATCTATTGACAGAAGCGGTGGAATTCACGGAAATAAAGGAACTGAAGCGGCAATTGCAGCAATAAAAATGGCATATATTCGTCAACAGGCTTCTATGTCGCATCCTTTTAATCAGCCTTTATTAGCTTCTGGCGCGATTCAAATAGAGGAAACTCCAAGAAAAATAGAAAAAGAATAA